The genomic interval GATACCATCTGCAGTGCATGATGTTCCTATGGCGATACAAAACAGCGTCGTCTCTGGCGACATCCTTCCAACCCGTGATGCTGACTTCCATAATAAATGCCTCGTTGTATCGTTTGTGGATAGTCGATACGCACCCTGGTTTGCTTTTTCCCTGTCAGTCACATCGAGCCTAATTTTTTGATCTCATCCCACCGCCGACACAATTGCAGGACATCTCGTAGCATGGTACATTAGCACTGCTGATCGCGGCTCCATCGCGCCGGGAGGGAGAATATGACAGCAACAAAAGCAAGAAAGGCACAGGCGAAAACTCCGCAGAGTGAATCCGTACGACTCGTTGTCAATGGAGAGACGTTCGATTTGAACATCGGCGAGAGGCGAGGAGAGATTGAACCTTTTCACACCCTGTCACATACGCTGCGGGAGACATTGGGCCTTACAGGGACGAAAATCTCATGCGATCACGGGGCGTGCGGGGCATGTACCGTGATCATGGACGGGAAGGCAGTTCTCTCCTGCAAGATTCTCACTGTCGAGTGCGACGGCAAGACAATTACGACTATCGAAGGTTTGAGAAACAGGGAGACGGGCAAGCTTGATCCTCTGCAGCAGGCCTTTATCGATCACACTGCCTTTCAGTGCGGCTTCTGCACGCCGGGCATGATCGTGACGGCGAGGGCGCTCCTCGACAAGAACCCGCAGCCGAGTGAAGACGAGGTGAAAGAAGCGCTGTCGGGAAATTTCTGCCGGTGTGTCAGCCACTACCACGTCATCCGGGCTGTCATGTCCGTTGCTAAGCCTGAGGAGGTGAGCGATGGGCGGTAACTACAGGTACATCGGCAAAGCGATGAAGCGCAGGGATGCGGAGAGCATCGTCACGGGGAGTGCGCAATACCTGGATGACATCACGTTTCCGAACATTCTCGTGGGAAAGGTAAAGAGAAGCCCTCATGCCCATGCGGTCATCACACGGATCGACAAGAGCAGGGCCCTTGCGCTTCCCGGCGTGAAGGCGGTGCTCACGTGGGAGGACATTCCCGATTACCGGGGTGGAACACCGAGAAACGTGCGAGTCCTCGACCGCAAAGTCAGGTGCGTGGGCGACGCTGTCGCCCTTGTGGCAGCGTCAACCGATGAGATTGCGGAAGAGGCCGTTGCGCTGATTGACGTGGAATACGAGATCCTTCCTGCGGTGTTCGATATCGACTCGGCTCTCGCCCCGGGGGCACCTCTCGTTTACGAGGAGTTCGGCAGCAACGTCATCCCGGGAGGCACGATCATTTATGGCCCCAACTGCCTGAAAGGCGTTGTGCGGGGAGACGTGACGAAGGGATTCGACGAGGCGGATGTGATCACGGAAGGCACGTTCGGGTACGAGAACATACCGAATGCACTTCCCCCCGAATCGGTTGGAGCTATCGCGGTCTGGGAGGAACCTGACAAGGTCACAGTCTACGGGACGAGCCAGGCGCCGTACATGGATAAGGTAACACTCTTCCATGTGTTCAACAGACAGGTGGAGGTACGAAGCATAGGCACCCAGGTAGGCGGTGGGTTCGGCACAAAATTCACCTGCTGGCAGGTCGAGTCCTATGCAATCCTCTTGAGCCGGGCGACAGGGAGGCCGGTAAAGGTGATGATCACGAAAGAAGAGCACATGGCGACCTTTGTCCTCAGGGTCAGCTCCCGTATTCACGCCAGGGTCGGCATGAAGAAAGATGGGACCCTGACCGCCATACAGGGAACGTGGTACGTCGACACCGGATACTATTCCTTTACCACCCAGGCCCAGGTCGCCATCGGGTCGGGAGAGCTGATGATCATGGCCCAGTGCCCCAACTGGGACCTGAAGAATATCGTGGTCGCGACCAACAGGAACGCTTCCGGCGCTACCAGGGGCTTCGGCGGCCAGGAGCTGAAGTGTTCTTTCATTCCCCTCCTTTGTCTCGCCATGGAGAAGGCGGATCTCGATCCCTTTGACGTGCTGAAGAAGAACTTCGTCAAACCGGGCGGTGGTTATTACTGGAGGGACGGAGAGTGGTACGATTTTCGGGGAGTCGATTTCTCGAAGGCCATGGACAGAGGTGCCGAGGTCTTCGGGTGGAAAGAGAAGTGGAAAGGCTGGCTGAAACCGAGTTCAGTCCGGGGAACAAAGCGGCGCGGCATCGGCGTCGGCGTTCACGGGAATGCCGACATCGGCGAAGATGCGTCGGAAGCTTACGTGCAGCTCGGCTACAACGGCACCGCAACCATCTTTCTCTGCGTGGCGGAGCACGGGACAGGTCAGAAGAGCAACTACATCAAGATGGCCGCCGAGGTTCTGCAGATCCCGCCCGAGCGTATCTCCATGAGCCC from Syntrophorhabdales bacterium carries:
- a CDS encoding xanthine dehydrogenase family protein molybdopterin-binding subunit; the protein is MGGNYRYIGKAMKRRDAESIVTGSAQYLDDITFPNILVGKVKRSPHAHAVITRIDKSRALALPGVKAVLTWEDIPDYRGGTPRNVRVLDRKVRCVGDAVALVAASTDEIAEEAVALIDVEYEILPAVFDIDSALAPGAPLVYEEFGSNVIPGGTIIYGPNCLKGVVRGDVTKGFDEADVITEGTFGYENIPNALPPESVGAIAVWEEPDKVTVYGTSQAPYMDKVTLFHVFNRQVEVRSIGTQVGGGFGTKFTCWQVESYAILLSRATGRPVKVMITKEEHMATFVLRVSSRIHARVGMKKDGTLTAIQGTWYVDTGYYSFTTQAQVAIGSGELMIMAQCPNWDLKNIVVATNRNASGATRGFGGQELKCSFIPLLCLAMEKADLDPFDVLKKNFVKPGGGYYWRDGEWYDFRGVDFSKAMDRGAEVFGWKEKWKGWLKPSSVRGTKRRGIGVGVHGNADIGEDASEAYVQLGYNGTATIFLCVAEHGTGQKSNYIKMAAEVLQIPPERISMSPADSLVTPFEFGPVGSRGTYAIGSAVINAAEDAKRQLLEMAAGKLNEDPSNLDTEDGVVFVKGKPERSLKWRAMGNDRTILGYGRFEPDFTMCNCMMSFVEVEVDTETGKVDLVRVVNATDVGQIIDPPGLEGQLNGCFGAAGIDSAIFEETILDRRTGHIVNANLIDYKWRTFSELPVIDNVVLETPFPSHRFHAVGVGEISTSPGPSAVLMAVSNAVGAWLHDYPATPNKILKALGNVESVAQEGV
- a CDS encoding (2Fe-2S)-binding protein; the protein is MTATKARKAQAKTPQSESVRLVVNGETFDLNIGERRGEIEPFHTLSHTLRETLGLTGTKISCDHGACGACTVIMDGKAVLSCKILTVECDGKTITTIEGLRNRETGKLDPLQQAFIDHTAFQCGFCTPGMIVTARALLDKNPQPSEDEVKEALSGNFCRCVSHYHVIRAVMSVAKPEEVSDGR